The proteins below are encoded in one region of Paenibacillus sp. YYML68:
- a CDS encoding transposase produces MIYRCRWQIEIFFRWVKRNLKLTRFQIIQTKCCVNFYATLLIGINPE; encoded by the coding sequence GTGATTTATCGCTGTCGCTGGCAAATTGAAATCTTCTTTCGCTGGGTTAAACGGAATTTGAAGTTGACCCGTTTCCAGATAATTCAAACTAAATGTTGTGTGAACTTTTATGCAACGCTACTGATTGGAATTAATCCTGAATAA
- the aguB gene encoding N-carbamoylputrescine amidase yields the protein MRQVKVAATQMSCSCNIEENIAKADKLVREAAAQGAQIILLQELFETPYFCQKEKSDYYVYATELEENKAVNHFKQLAKELKVVLPISFYEKKNYARYNSLAVIDADGEVLGRYRKSHIPDGPGYEEKFYFNPGDTGFQVWKTRYAKIGVGICWDQWYPEAARCMALMGAELLFYPTAIGSEPQDGSIDSKDHWQMCMRGHAASNLMPVIASNRIGLEEDDDSKITFYGSSFIAGPQGNMIEEAGREDETVLVAEFDLDQLETQRIEWGIFRDRRPDLYKIITSYDGERMI from the coding sequence ATGAGACAAGTGAAAGTGGCAGCAACACAGATGAGCTGCTCCTGCAACATCGAAGAGAACATCGCGAAGGCGGACAAGCTCGTCCGCGAGGCAGCGGCGCAAGGGGCGCAGATCATCCTGCTCCAGGAGCTGTTCGAGACGCCATACTTCTGCCAGAAGGAGAAGTCGGACTACTACGTCTACGCGACCGAGCTGGAGGAGAACAAGGCGGTCAATCACTTCAAGCAGCTCGCTAAGGAGCTGAAGGTCGTACTGCCGATCAGCTTCTATGAGAAAAAGAACTACGCCCGCTACAACTCGCTCGCGGTCATTGACGCGGACGGCGAGGTGCTCGGACGTTACCGCAAGAGCCACATTCCGGACGGACCGGGGTACGAGGAGAAATTTTACTTCAACCCGGGCGATACCGGCTTCCAGGTGTGGAAGACCCGCTATGCGAAGATTGGCGTCGGCATCTGCTGGGACCAGTGGTACCCGGAGGCGGCGCGCTGCATGGCGCTCATGGGCGCAGAGCTGCTGTTCTACCCGACGGCAATCGGCTCCGAGCCGCAGGACGGCAGCATCGATTCGAAGGATCACTGGCAGATGTGCATGCGCGGTCACGCGGCGTCGAACCTGATGCCGGTCATCGCGTCGAACCGGATCGGCCTCGAGGAGGATGACGACTCCAAGATTACGTTCTACGGCTCCTCGTTCATCGCCGGACCGCAGGGCAACATGATCGAGGAGGCTGGACGCGAGGACGAGACGGTGCTCGTGGCCGAATTCGATCTTGACCAGCTCGAGACGCAGCGCATCGAGTGGGGCATCTTCCGCGATCGCAGACCGGACCTGTACAAGATCATCACCTCCTATGACGGCGAGCGCATGATCTAG
- a CDS encoding IS3 family transposase (programmed frameshift): MARYSEELKRNIQLRMIPPHNESVSQIARDSGLSEGTLYKWQKEARANGAVVPGGGAEPEKWSSRDKFSIVLETATLSEVELAEYCRAKGLYAEQIEAWRDACMQANGGLAQQASQLQKELRTKEREMKTLTRELKRKEAALAETAALLVLRKRHTVDLGGPRGRMISASDRRMAMELIQEAVDAGAKEEAACQEIGLTQRTLQRWRKEGAPQEDQRPHAVRPAPSHKLSEVERQQIIEVVNQPAYKSLPPSQIVPRLADEGVYMASESTFYRVMHAHGQQHHRGRSKKPVSKPLTSHCAVAANQVWMWDITWLPGPVKGLFYYLYLILDLFSRKIVGWEVWNEESAEHASTLVRRTVLSEQCVVRKEPLVLHSDNGSPMKGATLLETLYSLGITPSKSRPRVSNDNPYAESVFRTCKYRPSYPLHGFKSTTEAREWVRKFVHWYNTEHHHSGLNFLTPNQRHKGLAEQIFEKRKRVYEQARQDNPRRWSGKIRNWSLDERVYLNPEKVQHSIATTTATQA; this comes from the exons ATGGCTAGATACAGTGAGGAATTGAAACGCAACATACAACTACGAATGATCCCCCCGCATAATGAATCTGTGAGTCAGATTGCAAGAGACAGCGGCCTGTCCGAAGGGACGCTGTACAAGTGGCAAAAAGAAGCCCGAGCGAACGGCGCTGTCGTTCCAGGTGGCGGAGCAGAGCCCGAGAAATGGAGTAGTCGGGATAAGTTTTCGATTGTGCTGGAAACCGCTACGTTGAGCGAAGTCGAACTGGCCGAATACTGTCGTGCCAAAGGACTCTACGCAGAACAGATTGAAGCTTGGCGGGATGCTTGTATGCAAGCCAATGGTGGACTCGCCCAACAGGCATCCCAGCTGCAAAAAGAACTCCGAACTAAAGAGCGAGAAATGAAGACGCTCACTCGGGAGTTAAAACGAAAGGAAGCTGCTCTAGCCGAAACGGCAGCGCTTCTCGTGCTGCGAAAAAGGCA CACAGTCGATCTGGGGGGACCAAGAGGACGCATGATCAGTGCCTCAGATCGACGAATGGCCATGGAACTGATCCAAGAAGCAGTAGATGCTGGAGCCAAAGAAGAGGCGGCATGCCAAGAGATCGGATTAACGCAGCGGACCTTGCAGCGGTGGCGCAAAGAGGGCGCACCGCAAGAGGATCAACGGCCGCATGCGGTAAGGCCTGCCCCATCCCACAAGCTAAGTGAAGTGGAACGACAACAGATTATCGAGGTCGTGAATCAGCCGGCATACAAGAGCCTTCCACCTAGCCAAATCGTACCACGACTGGCTGATGAGGGTGTCTACATGGCGTCCGAATCGACATTCTATCGCGTAATGCATGCTCATGGACAGCAGCACCATCGAGGTCGCAGTAAGAAGCCTGTTTCGAAGCCGTTAACGAGCCATTGTGCTGTGGCGGCCAACCAAGTGTGGATGTGGGACATCACCTGGCTGCCTGGTCCTGTGAAGGGTTTATTCTACTACCTCTATCTCATCCTGGATCTATTCAGCCGAAAAATCGTAGGCTGGGAGGTATGGAATGAAGAATCCGCGGAGCATGCGAGCACATTGGTTCGTCGAACGGTCCTGAGCGAACAGTGTGTTGTGCGCAAGGAGCCGCTGGTCCTGCATTCGGATAACGGGAGTCCGATGAAGGGTGCCACTCTACTTGAAACGTTATACAGCCTAGGAATCACGCCCTCCAAAAGCAGGCCGCGTGTCAGCAACGATAACCCTTACGCCGAGTCGGTGTTTCGCACCTGCAAATACCGCCCCAGCTACCCGTTACATGGATTTAAGTCGACGACAGAAGCCCGTGAATGGGTACGGAAGTTCGTCCATTGGTATAACACTGAGCATCACCACAGCGGGCTTAATTTCCTGACCCCTAACCAAAGGCATAAGGGACTTGCTGAACAGATTTTTGAGAAGAGAAAGCGAGTGTACGAACAAGCTAGACAGGACAACCCAAGGCGGTGGTCCGGGAAGATAAGGAACTGGAGTCTAGACGAACGAGTGTATCTTAATCCCGAGAAAGTCCAGCACTCCATAGCTACAACAACGGCGACACAAGCCTGA
- a CDS encoding ABC transporter ATP-binding protein, with protein MSSLQISQISKKFGHKLALENVSLNIETGMFGLLGPNGAGKTTLMRILTTLITPSSGCIKYQNVNWEDAHKVRGLIGYLPQKFSIYKQISVIEALSHIATMKGLRKGKNDLIDSVIEKVNLQGFIDKKVGTLSGGMVRRLGIAQAILGDPKIIIVDEPTTGLDPEERIRFRKLLRQLGKDKIIIISTHIVEDIEHTCDRAAVLDGGKVVFSNNISELEKIANGKVWEITLSKQEYYEKIDNLNVVSNYSVDGLYRVRVIAESPPDHGVSISPSLEDGYLYLMKKGAL; from the coding sequence ATGAGTTCTCTTCAAATTAGTCAGATTTCTAAAAAATTTGGACATAAGCTCGCGTTAGAAAATGTTTCACTGAATATTGAAACGGGAATGTTTGGTTTATTGGGACCCAATGGGGCGGGAAAAACAACACTCATGCGCATACTAACAACTCTTATCACTCCTTCAAGTGGATGTATTAAATACCAAAATGTTAATTGGGAGGATGCCCATAAAGTGAGAGGCCTCATAGGATATCTACCTCAAAAATTCTCAATTTACAAACAAATTAGTGTGATTGAAGCATTATCGCACATTGCAACTATGAAGGGGCTAAGGAAAGGGAAAAACGATCTTATCGATTCTGTGATTGAAAAGGTTAATTTGCAGGGATTTATAGATAAAAAAGTTGGGACATTATCCGGTGGAATGGTGCGGCGTCTTGGAATTGCACAAGCCATATTAGGAGACCCCAAAATTATTATTGTGGACGAACCTACAACAGGACTTGATCCAGAGGAAAGAATTCGTTTCAGGAAGTTACTTCGACAATTGGGAAAGGACAAGATTATTATTATTTCGACTCATATTGTAGAAGATATTGAACATACTTGTGATCGTGCTGCGGTGCTAGATGGAGGAAAAGTAGTCTTTTCGAATAACATCAGTGAGCTTGAAAAAATTGCAAACGGAAAAGTGTGGGAGATTACGCTGTCGAAACAAGAATACTACGAAAAAATTGATAATCTTAATGTTGTATCTAATTATAGTGTTGACGGCTTATATCGTGTGAGAGTTATAGCTGAATCCCCCCCAGATCATGGTGTCAGTATTTCCCCTTCATTAGAAGATGGTTACTTATACTTAATGAAGAAGGGTGCACTATGA
- a CDS encoding agmatine deiminase family protein, whose amino-acid sequence MYPRDEKFIMPAEWAEHTRTLISWPVQDSMVYPDDYEAVCDGYAEIITAIAEFEPVTVVVNPDDAERVSQRFAGNERVELLPIEHNDAWLRDNGPTYIVNDGGEVAAVNWQFNAWGGKYSPWDLDDAVAPQIIARDGIRRFDAPLVMEGGSIHSDGEGTILTTEECLLNTNRNPELSREQIEEQLKQFISADKVIWLKRGLSGDETDGHVDNIACFAAPGKIILQVCDDPADDNYAITQENLAILASHTDAKGRKLEVIPIQQPPMVTHNDKRLTLSYLNFYFVNGGIILPVFGGTAEEADRLAIETLSKAFPDRRIRTVNGMAIIREGGNVHCTTQQVPAGK is encoded by the coding sequence ATGTATCCAAGAGACGAGAAGTTCATCATGCCTGCAGAGTGGGCCGAGCATACACGTACGTTGATTTCATGGCCGGTGCAAGATTCGATGGTGTACCCGGACGATTACGAGGCCGTATGCGACGGCTACGCGGAGATCATTACGGCGATCGCCGAGTTCGAGCCGGTCACGGTTGTCGTGAACCCGGACGACGCAGAGCGAGTCAGCCAGCGCTTCGCCGGCAACGAGCGCGTCGAGCTGCTGCCGATCGAGCACAATGACGCGTGGCTGCGCGACAACGGCCCGACGTACATCGTCAATGACGGTGGCGAGGTGGCGGCGGTCAATTGGCAGTTCAACGCTTGGGGCGGCAAGTATAGCCCGTGGGATCTGGACGATGCTGTCGCTCCGCAAATTATTGCACGAGACGGCATCCGCCGCTTCGACGCGCCGCTCGTCATGGAGGGCGGCTCGATCCACTCCGACGGTGAAGGCACGATTCTGACGACCGAGGAATGCTTGCTCAACACGAACCGCAACCCGGAGCTATCGCGGGAGCAGATTGAGGAGCAGCTGAAGCAATTCATCAGCGCGGACAAGGTCATCTGGCTGAAGCGGGGACTGAGCGGCGACGAGACGGACGGGCACGTCGACAACATCGCGTGCTTCGCCGCGCCGGGCAAGATCATCCTGCAAGTGTGCGACGATCCGGCTGACGACAACTATGCGATTACGCAGGAGAATCTCGCCATCTTGGCCAGCCACACCGATGCGAAGGGGCGCAAGCTGGAGGTCATTCCGATTCAGCAGCCACCGATGGTCACTCACAACGACAAGCGGCTGACGCTCAGCTACTTGAACTTCTACTTCGTGAACGGCGGCATCATCCTGCCGGTATTCGGGGGCACGGCCGAGGAGGCAGATCGACTCGCGATCGAGACGCTCAGCAAGGCGTTCCCAGACCGCCGCATCCGCACCGTGAACGGCATGGCGATTATCCGTGAGGGCGGCAACGTGCATTGCACGACGCAGCAGGTACCGGCGGGCAAGTGA
- a CDS encoding helix-turn-helix domain-containing protein, whose amino-acid sequence MGIVLLEHLLTQEEMEALMRPIDRDGQDELCPLQQVRERKGWSLETASLYTGIESSLLHDWENGVSSPSLEQLDRLAELYHTAVDELLYDQPILDRDWKDPVEWTTPEHIQSMGERLAFLRLRRQLSRAEAARMLGIPYTELTAYEKGYRQPSLTLLTTMVHVYQVSANYLVRGIPYWETEICTKHLDIILQDTTLSYQHIPLNAAIRQRIIDLLDGYVAAMKNDRFYKR is encoded by the coding sequence ATGGGGATCGTATTGCTTGAGCATCTGTTAACACAAGAGGAAATGGAAGCGCTGATGCGTCCAATAGATCGGGATGGACAGGACGAGCTATGCCCACTCCAGCAAGTGCGCGAGCGCAAGGGCTGGTCGCTTGAGACCGCCTCACTATACACCGGCATTGAGAGCAGCCTGCTTCACGATTGGGAGAACGGAGTCTCCTCTCCTTCTCTGGAGCAGCTGGATCGACTCGCTGAGCTGTACCATACAGCGGTAGACGAGCTCCTCTATGATCAGCCCATTCTGGATCGGGACTGGAAGGACCCGGTCGAATGGACAACGCCAGAGCACATTCAATCGATGGGGGAACGTCTTGCCTTCCTGCGTCTGCGTCGACAGCTGAGCCGCGCCGAGGCGGCACGCATGCTAGGCATCCCCTATACCGAGCTGACCGCTTATGAGAAAGGCTACCGCCAGCCGTCCCTCACACTGCTGACGACGATGGTACATGTGTACCAAGTGTCAGCCAACTACTTAGTTAGAGGCATCCCGTATTGGGAAACCGAAATATGCACGAAGCATCTCGACATTATCTTACAAGATACGACACTATCTTATCAACATATTCCGTTAAATGCTGCGATTCGCCAGCGGATCATCGATCTGCTGGACGGCTACGTCGCCGCTATGAAGAACGACCGCTTCTACAAGCGTTGA
- a CDS encoding DUF4097 family beta strand repeat-containing protein, whose amino-acid sequence MVKKIGIGTILIAAGVALGLYSLNPQHEGASGMFMGTEDIQIRQTVDVGAHSMLKLELTSTDVELLPSSGSEIEFELHGKGSSRYVKQVKLEVEPKGSTLYATVERPSGTSFGSSLELTLTARIPEKQWESIIVRTESGDMMLSELQAQAIELQTSSGDIEVEQFVAEKLSFRTNSGDVAIEGAEASRVKGETSSGNVELELEQLTQDVELNTMSGNVSVMVEAEPASLSLDFEGSSGEGEVDWPSMSHFERSENGNQLRGTVGDGAAKLKVRTKSGDFRFGRS is encoded by the coding sequence ATGGTTAAGAAAATCGGAATAGGTACGATATTGATCGCAGCGGGGGTCGCTCTCGGGCTGTACTCACTGAATCCGCAGCATGAGGGTGCAAGCGGTATGTTCATGGGCACCGAGGATATACAGATCCGACAGACGGTGGATGTAGGCGCGCATTCGATGCTGAAGCTCGAGCTGACGAGCACCGATGTCGAGCTGCTGCCCAGCAGCGGAAGCGAGATCGAATTCGAGCTGCACGGTAAGGGGAGCTCCCGCTATGTGAAGCAGGTGAAGCTGGAGGTCGAGCCGAAGGGCAGCACCCTGTACGCCACCGTCGAACGTCCCTCCGGCACCAGCTTCGGCTCCAGCCTCGAATTGACGCTGACGGCTCGTATACCGGAGAAGCAATGGGAGTCGATCATCGTCCGAACGGAGAGCGGCGATATGATGCTGTCCGAGCTGCAGGCCCAAGCCATCGAGCTGCAGACTTCCTCAGGAGACATTGAAGTCGAGCAGTTCGTCGCCGAGAAGCTCTCCTTCCGCACGAACAGCGGCGATGTCGCCATCGAGGGTGCAGAAGCGTCTCGAGTGAAGGGCGAGACGTCCTCTGGTAATGTCGAGCTCGAGCTGGAGCAGCTGACGCAGGATGTGGAGCTGAACACGATGAGCGGTAACGTGTCCGTCATGGTCGAGGCGGAGCCCGCCTCGTTGTCGCTGGACTTCGAGGGAAGCTCCGGTGAGGGAGAAGTCGACTGGCCTTCGATGTCGCACTTCGAGCGCTCTGAGAACGGCAATCAGCTCCGCGGAACCGTCGGTGACGGCGCTGCGAAGCTGAAGGTGCGGACGAAGTCAGGCGATTTCCGTTTTGGGCGGAGCTAG